The Scatophagus argus isolate fScaArg1 chromosome 12, fScaArg1.pri, whole genome shotgun sequence genome includes the window ATTCATGTTTAATTTAGGTAAAACAGAAATGGAGCAAAGCAACCATGGctaaaatactgaataaaaaatgagaatgtgtgtcatgtggagttttttttttttttttccaggattaatttatttgttgtgtattCTACATGAATactctaaaataacaaaaacaaccatGTTAAAATTAAGTCTTACTGACAAAAAGCACAGGAGCTCAAATGTACTCTGTGTTAACAGCTATGTGTATTTATCTCTCAACAGAATAAGGAAAATTATGAACCAAGAGGTTTCCAGAGGATGGTaagatgaaatatttatatgaaGACTCAATTTGCCCTCTGCTTTCAGGCAACATGTGATTACCAATGTTTGGAATCAGAATTGCCAGTATTGACTGGTATGAAATATTGTGAACTACTATTGCTTAAACAAAAACGTATTGATGCATTCCTgattctttgtgtttgctgctgaaTCAGTTCACGACCCCTAGCACGGTGGCAGGCCCGCAACGTGTTCAGGTGAAGCCACGggcagagatggacagaaatgCCATCACAGGTAACTTTATCCTCCTAACGCACAGACAAGAGTTAGACATCTCAGGAAATGTGCCTGTATTGATtgtaaaaacttttttttttttcaggcccAGGGAGGGAGTGTGTTAACTCCTCCAGTTCAGTCTCAAAGTAAGTATATTCCAATATTCCTCAGGTTGTATATTtcatcagttctttttttttttttcattcattcatttcaatgacTCCCTCAGGAAAGTCTCCATCGACGACTTTGACATCGGTCGACCACTGGGGAAGGGCAAATTTGGCAATGTCTACCTTGCTAGGGTGAAAAAGCTGCAAGCCATTGTAGCGCTGAAGGTGTTGTTCAAATCACAGATGGAAAAGGAGGGTGTGGAACATCAACTCAGGAGGGAGATTGAGATACAGGCACATCTCAAGTGAGTATACTGAAAAATTTTATATATCCTCATCCACATATTCAGGCCTTTTATCAAAGAAGCGTGACGAGTAATGTGTACTAATGGGTTTAATTCCCTGTAAAATGGCTCTCAGACTGCAACGAAGCTAAACTGAAAGGATGTACCATTTGCTTTTATCTACTGacaattaaaagaaatattccCAAGTTTGACATGCGTTGAACTGAAAGACAGTAATGCATTTTAGTTTGTCCTTTTCGTACATAGTGTGATTATATAAGAACACCACTTGCGCTAAAATGTAGGaagatcatttttattcttcctACAAACATATTATGGTTATCTGgtaaaacaatcaaaatgttttggacAATCCATGAATTATCATAAACATTCACTAAAATATATCGCAAAGCTAAAATAACTACAAACATCTGGTGGGAGTGCATGAGTTCAGTAAGCTGAAATGTGCCATTTGTGCCAGCTTCTGATTGACTGCAGTGATGTGTCTTTAGTTGAAGATACTCAGTTagtcatgttttcatcagtgtctcttttatttttagtgtaTATTCTTATAGTTTTTTGAATGCTGACCAGCATTATAATagtggtgcattttttttccacaacgttttctatgtttttgtatttaatttttgcttttcttcctcctgcCAGATGGAAATTAGTCAACTGGCTCAAATAAAAATTTTGATCTTGTGTTTTGAGCGAATTTCTTTTAGCTGGGTTTTAGAAACACTCTTGTTGTGCTTAAAATacacatctcttttttttcctcaggcaCCCCAACATTTTGCGCTTCTACAATTATTTTCACGACCGAAAGAGGGTGTTCTTGGTGCTGGAGTACGCTCCCCGTGGTGAAATGTACAAGGAGCTACAGAGATGCGGAAGGTTTGATGACCAGCGTACTGCCACAGTAAGACTTGTCCCCTTTAAAAAGGAAGAGCTTGTTATTTGTGCTATTAATGTTATCATCAGTGAACCTGGTTTGTCAATTGTTAAGAGAGTAATTTGCGAATCCTCATTTTATCCTGCGTTTGAGGGAGAGTTTTGTCTCTGGCCTTCATTCCATGTACAATCTTGTTCGATCATCTTGTACACATTGGTCAAATGTTGTTGTGATCCAATGCCACCCTCTTTATATTTCCAGTACATGGAGGAAATATCCGATGCGCTGATGTATTGCCACGAGAAGAAAGTAATTCATCGTGACATCAAGCCAGAGAATCTGCTTCTCGGATATCGTGGAGAGCTGAAAATTGCAGATTTTGGTTGGTCTGTTCATGCACCTTCTCTCAGGTGAGGAACCACTATTCCATTAAGGTTTCATAACATCAGTGTGctattgtgttgtgttgtgtcgGGAACAGCTTGATGCCGCTTTATCATACCACGATTCTGCTTGTTGCTGCCCTTCTGCTTTTCTTGCATATCCATGCAGGCGTCGTACAATGTGCGGGACTTTGGACTACCTCCCTCCAGAGATGATTGAGGGCCACACTCACAGTGAGAAGGTGGACCTGTGGTGCATTGGGGTCCTCTGCTATGAATGCTTGTTTGGCAACCCACCTTTTGAAACTGCCAGCCATTCGGAAACCTACAAAAGAATTATGAAGGTTGGTGTTGGGTTAATATGCCTTCCAAAATTTACCCTGCATGGTCAGTTGTAAACATCAGTAGCAGTATGCAAAAGAAATTCACGGTTTTGGCCTACCGTGCAGGTGGCTTATGGCTACATTTCATGTACGTTCACTTTGACTTTCTTATCTGAGCAAGCTGGTTtagataaaataagatgaactttattgatcccacagtggggaaatttacttgtagtggcagctcacaagaacaaaaagtgtgcaaaaacagttgcAAAAAATATcgaggtaataaattaacaaatgatTAAACTGTTTACAGCTTGCCTCATTACATATGCATGCTGGTGTTTCTTGCGAGATGTGTGTGGTGTTGCCTTGATCTCAGATTTTAATTAGAATACATGGTTATCCACGGTTAGAAATTATGGCAGAAacttaaaaaagagagagaaaaatttTTGTgaaccaaaaaaatgttttgctgttctGAGATTCGGAAGAAGGTCAAACATTTGCTCTTACTATATATTTtaaacaagacattttctttgttttaatccATCCAAAGGTATTAAAGTGGTTGCACATCCCAGTGAACACATGTAACCGTTTCTACTGCACCAGTCATTCTTCAGCTCTTCTGAAGAAGTGTTATCTTGCTGTTTGCAGGTGGATCTGAAGTTCCCCAAAGTCGTGTCAGATGGTGCACGAGACCTGATCTCCAAGCTGCTCCGCCACAACCCCACCGACCGTCTCTCGCTGCAGAGTGTCATTGATCACCCGTGGGTGCGCTCCAACTCCCGCCGAGTCCTGCCCCCCATCTGCCCAGCCAAGAAATCCTGAGCCCACCCGGCCTGTCGGCTTACCTCACACTGAGGGGTGTTTTTATCTGTCCTTCACAACGGACTCTGGGCCAGCATGTTTGTTTCACTGCCGTGGGCTTCAGACTGCCATTATTCTGGCATATTTTACGGTGGATCTAAATGCATAcccatttcttttttatattgtacagtgtgatgtcATTATCTATGTTTGGTATGTTGCTTAGAggtattttgtgcttttattgtcatttcttttctgaatcatttttaaaatgggCACAACTATACTTTCTATTCCTGTATCTGATGGTGTTGACACCGAATTGCTACTGTTAGACTGAGTATACGTTCATATAGTTTAAGGTGAGATGTTTGAGGGTTGGAGTGGAATACAAGTTttacaagttttattttcactcaagATATACTTTAAATTTCGAATAAATATTATGAAATGATGTATTGACATGGAATGAATGAGTAATTATGTAAAGGTTGTGCCTCCATGCAAACCTGAACAACATGTCATAAGGTTGTAACCTACAAGTGCATCCAATGCCAGTTTATTATGTACACCAAGTTTAAACTATTGTCTATGGCGCAGCATTAATGATGAGCGGTATGtaacaaaagaaacagtgaaCTGCGAATATATTCaatattagatagatagatagatgactttattcatccccaaggggaaattaggttgtcatagcagtccggtatacttgaatacagtaaaacacacaatgacactaAATACTGGGtataaaagtagaataaaatacactaaagggcacttgtgtgaaaataaataatagttaAACAGTATCAGAATATTTTTCAGAGCGCAAAAGGTAATGAATACATTTAAGTCTCAAGGATCCACAGCAATGAAATCAATTGAATTTATTGCGTTTCAAGTCATAGCTCTCACATTTACAAAGCGACATGATCAACTTATGTTCCAACGGTAGCGTGGCCGAGCGGTCTAAGGCGCTGGATTAAGGCTCCAGTCTCTTCGGGggcgtgggttcgaatcccaccgCTGCcaagttggttttttttgcGTCTGCCCGAGATTTTAGTCAGTATTGTAAAATGTTATAAGATTCTCGAGCTAACGTCCTGTAACCATATTTGTCGTTGTTTGTAACCGAAAGCACTCGGTAATCAATATGGTGGTAGGTTGGATAAACTTTAAAGTCTAAAACAATGTTAACAATGTTAGGAACAAATATTAATTCCGTTTGGGGTGCCATCGATGATTTTTGACGGTAGTATTTCTTAAGTTTATCGAAAACAAATGACATTGAATAACACGACGAATTGTAGATGTTTCACGTCACACTGAAGCCTCCAGAGGTCGCTCAATGAACATAACGTTATCAGCTAACTGACAAATCCCAGTCATGCATTCTCTCATCGAGGATGTACAAAGTCTTATCATAATTTAACGTTTTCTGAGAAACTGTTAAACTTAATGAAAATTAGGTTTAGCTAGGTGTATCTAAAATAGTTCCTGATATAGTGGCAACTATACTGACTACATTATAGCTAACGCTACTAGTAAGTATTTATCAGCAGGAAATAATCAAAAGGGCATTCTTTTGCTTCTGCATATGCATTTAACAATGTTTAGGGATCAAGGAAATGCGATCTTAATAATTGCCTCCATACACAGCATGTTGTGCGCTGTATGTGTTATCTTGCTATACCTAATAGACATTTCATAGGTTACTAAACCTTTACTTTGGTAGGAAGCCCTCGCTTCCAAAGCTCTTCCGGCTCAGTTGACTAGTTTTTCCGGTTCAAACCTGCTTCGAACTTCATACACCATAACAGAAGCCTGGTGCGTTCAAGTTGGATATATTACCTGATGTAGTGTCAGTATTAGCTATTTTAATTAATCGAGTTGAAGCTAAGGCGTTCAGACATGGCTGGTTTACCACCCGGAGACCCACAGCTGGTCTCAATGATCGTCAGTCATTTGAAGACTCAGGGTCTGTTCGACCAGTTCAGGAGGGACTGCCTCGCAGATGTTGACACAAAGGTAAGtccaaaacacattcattatcTGGAATATTCGATTATTTAGGCACTTTTAGCACGTCTTGTATTGCTAACTGATAGTGTGACATTTACGGGTGAGTCTGTTTTTAGGGAGCGTTCAAAGCAGCCGTCTGGGCTACCAAAGCTACATCCCATAACGTTAACGTAGTGGCTTTAGAAAATGTCCATTATAGAGAGAAGGTTGTGATTCGCGTCATTGAGTGTGCGAGTCCGTTTCCCCTGCCTTTGTGTCAGCCAATGACTTTTGAGcaattaatataaaatgtaatttggagACTTGGTAGGGGTGGACAGATGATTTTAGCCCTCTGCTCAAGATGTCATGTTTCTTCGCACTGTTGGATGTGTGATGCATGTGCAGACTCAGACTCCATAAAAACGTGTGAAtcttctctgtgctcactgatAATCTGATTTTAAGGGGAGGCTGTATGAGCTAAAAAGGAAGTTTTGCAGAAACACTAGCTGATTGGtcatttgattaatttgatATGATGTTATGACATTTATCAGTTAAAGCTCAACaattataaataatatttttctcttgCAGCCGGCTTACTTGAACCTTAAACAAAGAGTGGACAACTTTGTCTCTAACCACCTGTCTAACCACACATGGAGCCCTCATTTGAACAAGAACCAGCTGAGAAACAACATCAGACAACTTGTGCTCCAGTAAGCGACAACGGAACAATGTCTTCTTTCAACCTTCTCAGAAAGTGTTCTGTGGAGAACTTTTGAGCTAAATCAAACTGTTCCTTTTAGGTCTGGGATGTTGGAGCAGGGAGTAGACAGGATTGTGGCCCAGGTGGTGGATCCTAAGATCAACCATATCTTCAGGCCTCAGGTGGAGAGGGTGGTTCGTGAATTTCTGTCACCTGGCAGCTACTCGGAGGAGCCGCCAGCCCCACCGCCTTCAGTGGAGCCCAAACCAGACAGCAGCGTTCCCGAGCAAGGTGCACCACATTTCATCCCTCTGTTAACCGCCACGTCTGGTGGTGTGATGTTTATGATAACATCGCTGATGGCGAAGAATTCAACCCCTCTTTGGTCCATTCGCAGGgatgatactttttttttttttaatttttgttaatTCCTTGCAAGTTGAAGGAATAGTTCTGAGCTTTGCTTACttcctttctcatctctcatgAGATGAAGCATAGTTTCCAAAATGGTGAACTGCTGTTTTAAAGATGTAAAGCTTTGCAGGGCAAGTGCcactcctctcttctgtttaaCATTCATTCTCTCTCATATGTTTTCATTatgatgtatgtaatgtatCATCTGGTTACCACCTCTGAGAGTACAGTGAGGATTCATAATTACACACTGCTGAAGTTAGATTGAAAATGTATCTGTAAGTTTGGTGTCTTAATTAAATTAAGTAGTGTCAAAAACCTTTTTCTTATTAGAGACACGATAACAAGAAACATTCGTAGACTTTTAACAACACAGCCAGCTTATTAGAACAACACAGATGAAACAACCAGTCATCTAATGACAAAATAATGGCTCACACTGACTCTGCATTTTTACAGCCCTGTCATCTGCTCCAGCGACCACTTCAGCCAGTGACGCCATGTCCATCCTGGACACCATAACCTCTCTCAACCAGGAGGCCAGCGTGAGGGCCAGCACAGGCACAGATAAAGGACGTAAAGGCCAAGCTTTAGATGAGTCcatgcagctggaggaggagggcgagCAGTGCTTGAGCGTTGTTGAGGAAGGAGACGGCCACCATGACGGGAAGACGCCAGAAGAGGCAGAAGAGCTGGCAGCAGAGGTCCAGGTGTTGGATGTGAAATCAGAGGACGCTCAGGAGCAGATGGATGTGGAGAAAGAGGGTTTAATCGAGGAGATGaagatggaagaggaggagtcgGGAGCTCAGGAGCtgatggaagaggagaaagacgTAGCTGCCTGCAAAACTACAGGAAAACTCACAGAGGAGAAGCAAGATGATGATGTGCTGAAGTCTCCAAGTCAGGCCAAGCAGAAAGCCAGAGAGAGGATTAAGGAAGGTGAGCTGTTGcaccttctgtttgtgtttctataaTTAAGGAATTTATTTGGACTTTTTTATAGGAGACATGGATATAAATATCACACATAAAGGATTTGTTGAGCAGTAGTAAAGTGATGGAAAATTAATCGTTGCAGTTACCTATGAatcaaaaatgatgaaaattctCTGGATCGAGCTTGAAGAATGTGagaatttcctgcttttctctgttgtatgTCTTTGTAAATGTACCGTAAGATCTTTCTGGTTTTGGAGCATTACAAAATAAGCTATTTGAAGGACTCATCTTGGGCTCCTCAGAGCCTGGGAAGTTGTGGTGGGTGTTTTTCGGGATTACCAGGCtcataaatgtttgaaaacaaCAACGATGACTTTCATGTGTTTAAAGTGgtaattttaaatgaataaagtgaATTAATGAACATAATGATGTGTCTTTGCCCTGCAGAATACTTTTTGGAGGACTCAGACCTGGAGGGCCTGAGTGACATCACAGTGAGCTCCGTCCACACCAGCGACCTGTCGTCATTCGAGGAGGAAAGTGAAGACGAGGAGCAGCCGTCCGATTCTTCCGAAGAGGGGGAGCTACCGCCAGACGGTCTCGACTTTTTAATCCTGCCTGTCAAACCAATTTTGAAGATTGCTGTGTCATAACGTCTTAAATGTGGTCCCCACTACTGCGCTTTAAGTCTCTGTGTcggattttaatgttttctgtgtgtgtgtgttttctctctcaccaGCTCAaggtgagagagcagagaagaaacAGGGCAGCGGAGATGCAGGAGAAGAAGATCGTAAACCTCGCCGCAAGGCCTACGTTCACAAGCCCTTTCTCTACTCCCGCTACTACAGCGACTCTGATGACGAAATCACTGTGGAGGAGCGTCGGAGATCTGCGGTGAGTTGTGTTAACATTTACGTTAAAGGCGCTGCATGAGCAGGGAGCTTTTGCTCTTAAACAGTTTGTCGCAGACTTTCAAACCAAACAGATTTGTATCGTCCTTATTAAGTAATTAGTAATTATCGGTCATTGCTGTCTCTCTCCGCCCTCAACTATGTTCTCCCAGGcaaaggacaaagaggaaagGCTGCTCAAGAGACAACAGAACAGAGAGCGAATGGAAGAGAAGCGCAAACAGAAAGCAGTGCAGGCGGAGGAACACGGTATTTCTGTCTGGACCATAaataactctctctctctctggtcctTTGAGAACATCACAGTGGTTTCAAACCTGCTGATATTTTGGGTAATAGCTGGAGTTTTCTCAAGAAACTCAGGATGCTTCAGCAAAGTGTATGTCAGGGCTTCAACATAGTATGGAAATTGAGTTTTAGTCATTTCCAGCTCTGAATaaatttggaaaaaagaaaagagagtgtggtgaaatgtttgtgtttccagacTATCTCAcctaaaatttaaatttctaaaaactataaataaataaattgatcaTACAAGCAGAGTGTTGGCATTTCGGtcagacagtgaaaatgtttactgctgtgtgagagagtgagggcCAGAGCGAGCAAGACAAGACgatgtgtgaaatattttttttgtttcgtgAACTGACTGGGATTTTGGACGCCATGCTCTCAGCAAATATCAGCATCGGCCAATGAAAACCATATCGCTCGACTGCCAGTCACTCCAACGTGAGACAGCTTACAGTACCTAGCAGGAATCTTGTGGCAGTTGTTTGTGAATGTCATTCCATACATAGTCAGAATGTAACATGCATGTTAACAGATTTTAGAACCATTTATTCACGTAACGATCGTTTATCTTTTTGTACTAAGATGCCAAATGTGGAAAAGTCTGCCGACAAGTCAAGAGTGTGGAAAAGTATAGacttttaaaatggaaaatgcatAGGAACCCTGATTCATGTTTCTTACTTTAgtcacttgtttttattttaattgaattcTTTAGAAAAACCTGCAGATTGCGGTGTGAGTGATTCCTCATCTGCTTGTCCTCACTCCTCCCATCTTAAAACTCTAATGTGTCCTCAAAACAGCTCTGTCCTGTCATTTACCAGGTTTTAGTTCCTACACAgatcacaaaaaacaaaggagtGGGGACGCTGCAGGCCAGGAGGGCCCCAAAGCCAAAGAGGCCCGCAAAGAAAGGAAAgttctggagaaaaaaatggctctcaacaggaagaggaagctaGACTCAAGGTAGACAGTcgcacagctgctgctgaacaaaacaaccaaatgtTTACATAAACGCTCAGTTTCCACTTTATTATCAACCCCTCTTTAAAACATCTCCTGGCAAGCAGAATTTCTTGCAAGACTGTTGCATTAGACTGAATTATTTTAGCTACACTCACCTGATAAACTGGAAACTGAGTGCACTTGCAttgcacactcacactgaaatcATCTCACCCCTCAGGAAAGAGGGAGATGTTTcaagcagaaagaaaggagatGCAGAGGGAACCAAGAAAGCGGTATGTGACACCACTTCATCATAGGCCACACGTTGGACCTTGTGTTAGTGAGTTGTAAcgtgcatttttgtgttttattgttttaaatttaggAAGTGAAATCCGCGGCCTCAAAGACCCCACTACCGAAACTGATAAGAAATCTGTCCGAACCGGCATCGTCCGACGAGAGGCACAGGAGGACGAGCGGCAGCGTCTCCGAAGATTCCTGTGAATCCAAAAAGCTGTCTGACAAAAACCGGACACACTCATTCATCTTGGACTTGGAACAAGGTTCCCAAGAGGCACTCAAACATCGATCAGCTGGGAAGATTGATAAGTTATCCCGGAAAGAATTTCACTCTAAAGACCGCAAAGAGAAAGAGCGCAGCTCGTCAGATGAACGTGCCAAGctcaaacaaaagcaggagaaaaaatCCGAACATCAGGGAGACGAAGCTCAGCAGAAGGAAGTTACTGCTCTTAAAGTGTCTTCTGAAGAGAAAAGTGAGAAGAAGCCAAagattaaaagtgaaaagaaaattccAGCAACTGCAAGAGAAGGAAAGTCGTCTGTGTCGGAGGGTGTTGCAGACGAGGGTCCTAAAGATGCTACTGTGAAGAAGACGAAAGCTCCTACTGTGGAGGCTGTCAAAGCAGAGAAGGACAAGGAAAAGGACAAAAttaaggaaaaggagaaagataaggataagagcaaagaaaaggaaaaggtcaAAGGAGAGAAAACTTTGGCTAAAAGTGATTTCAAGCAGCTCTTCCGTCCCGATTCTGCTGGGTCTTCTGAGGATCGGTCTGACATGGAGACCGGGTCCGACAGCAGCAAGAAGAAGGACAAACACTCCAAAGACATTCTGAAAAGGTCAAGGAGCCACACTGAGGACAGGCCGGGAGACAAGCCCAAATCTAAAACAGATAGTAAGGACAGCGAGAAAGAAAAGACTATAGCAGAAGAAGGCCCGAAATCAAACAAGTCCAGCTCCGAAACTGATCCAAAAAGGGTCAAGCCAGCAGAAAAAGGACGAATCGTGGGAAAGTCTAAATCAAAAcccaaagaggaaacaaagactgTATTGTTATCAAAAACTGATAATAAAATTCAGAGTTCAGAGGTCAAAAGTGCAGGAGGTGCAGCCGTCGGCAAACCTGAGAcaacaaaggagaagaaaaaagaaggaaatgtgaAGGAGCGGCAGAAAGAGTCAGAGGAAGATCTCCACGAGAAGTCAGAAATCAAGAGTACGAAGAAAAAGGTAGAGAAGAAGGATAAAGCCCCAGAAAAGAGAGATGACAGCcaagaagagaagaaagcatCCAGAGAAGGCAAACAGGAAAGGTCTGATAAATCTTCAAAGTCTTCCTCAGTGAGTCTCGACGCGGAGGAGCAGCCGAACAAACTCCTTCTTCTCCAAGTCATGAGCACCGACTCTGATCCCGTCGCCACCACCGTCACCGCCTCCTTCTCAGACGACACCTGCGACGCTTTAAGCGACATCACCCCCGAGCCGCCCGAGTGTGAAACGGAGTCGCGGCTCAGCGAGATGCCAGCTGTGCCGGTCGAGGCCGACGCTCTGCTGACTCTCATGGACGTCTGTGCTTCGGCAGAGGCGAGAATTGAGCCTGAGAGCAGCGCAGAGGACGTGACAGCCGAGATGACTCTGCAGGATGCTGATATGAAGATGAAAGAAGCAGCTCTGACTCTGCTCTCAATGGACCCTGACAGTACGGTGTCCTCCAGCTTACTTTGCCAGGACatcagggaggaagaggaggtcagTCAGACTGCGCCACAGCCGATGCAAACCGCAGCAGCCGAACAGGAAGAACAGCATCTTCCTATGGATgtgcaaacagctgctgaaacTGAGTCCACGGCCACTGAGCCGTCACCAGGTGTATCTCAAGAAAGTGCTGGGCCTGTTGCCAAAAAACCAGACTTTCCAGGTAAATGATAAACAGTGATGGCAAAAGATGTGTTTTTCACAACCTAAACATGTCCGAATGTTTCtctaaatataaacatgtatCTCTCTAATAGATGCGTTTGAAAACTCAGACAAAGAAATGGACATGGCGAGGgatgaaatgtctgtttgtcttgCACCACAGGTAAAGAATACACATTTGTAAAATTAAATTGCCTTTGTCCTGTTAAACCATAAAAGATATCATTCATTTGGTTTGTATTTAGCCTGTTTCACTACTTCCTTTAAGCTTTGTTTGGATCAAATGCctattttaaacaaatggaaAGTTGAGCATTCGTGGTGTTCTCTGTGAcgttctgctgctgtgtgtaatCGTTCTGTCGTCCACACAGGAGGATGACAAAACCTCGAATGAATGTCAGCCTCCTCTGAATGAAGATGAAGCCAAAAGTGCAGAAACTGCACCTGAAACACAGTCAGATGAAGAAATGGCACCACCATCAGCTGACAAAGAAGGTgggaagcttttttttttttttaaatctcttgtTGTGGCTGAAATTCATCTTATTTCTTGGCTTTTGATCTGTGATAGCTCGTGATTTTCAATGTGAATTTGAGTTTGATTTCTGCAATATCTCAGCTGCTGAGGCTGCCATGTCTGAAGCAGAAGAGATCAGAGGAGCCTCAGTTGTTTCTGACGCCGCAGAACAGGCCTCAGAAATGAAAGGTGAGCTCATCAACACTTTTGATGAAAAGAACAAGatggtttttctttcttttattaacTTTAGCATTTTTATCGGTGCTTCAGAGCAAACCAAGCCTGACGTCGTGGACACAAAGACAAGCCCCGAGGTGAGGAACTTTTTATGGTTCACTTTCTTTAAAATCTTTCTTTGAGACTAAAGTTCATAGTCATGTCTCTTtaacagcagacagaggaagtgGTAGCTGAGGACAGCCAGACCAAGATGGACGTAGATGATAGTAAGTCTTTTCTGTTACCTCACGTTCACATTGAAACCTTTCTAAATGATTTTTGGTGTCTTATACATATTTTAAGTGAGTCGCTGTAAAATAGGCAGCATTTTTGACGCCCTCTTCTTTTCACTACGaggtgaagcagagaggaagacggtggaggaagaagctgctgcagcagagaagagtGATCCACAGACTGTAAGGGTTTAACCTCAGCCACTTACACTTTGTTCACATGTAAACGACCTCTGACGTTTGCAGTTGATCCGTGTATCTTTCATAATTTGTATTCAGGCGGAAGGTGTCCCGGAGAAGACTGAGGACGTCACAGAAGGCGGAGCTGACAGTCAGTCCAAACTGGTCAAACAAATCAGTGAGTTgcacagctttaaaaaaaaaatctatttttgttgctgtgtgtgtcttcacgAGCTTCCTGCACcttcctgaaactgaaacaggaACTGAAAGGTGATTTTCACGTTGGGTCTTTTCAGTTTGCAGTTAGTGTCAACCCTTTGCTACTTGGTTGTATTTCTCAGGTAACGTTTCCAGCACAGACAGCCAGGAAGATGAGAAAGGGTCCGACCTGTCGGAAAAGGTAACACGTAGTTCATTAGTCTGACATTCGGCTCACAGCTTTTGCATGTGTAAGCTGCAGATCCTGAGGCGGCGCCCTGACTTTTTTTGTCATGTAGGAAGAGAAGACGGAGGGCAGAGGACGACGTAAGCGAAAGCTGTCCGTTCACAAAGCCGCGGCGGTGAAAGAATCTGGTACAGCGGCAAAGATTATCAGAATCTGATTGGTCCAAGactgtgacatttgaaaatgtcattaaatgtgACGTATTTTAACATATTATGCTAATATGTTTATGAACTGATTCCCCTGTTGGAGCTTAAGTTTTGACAGGtggttatttttattaatttggtCAAATAACGTGtttat containing:
- the bod1l1 gene encoding biorientation of chromosomes in cell division protein 1-like 1 isoform X1 translates to MAGLPPGDPQLVSMIVSHLKTQGLFDQFRRDCLADVDTKPAYLNLKQRVDNFVSNHLSNHTWSPHLNKNQLRNNIRQLVLQSGMLEQGVDRIVAQVVDPKINHIFRPQVERVVREFLSPGSYSEEPPAPPPSVEPKPDSSVPEQALSSAPATTSASDAMSILDTITSLNQEASVRASTGTDKGRKGQALDESMQLEEEGEQCLSVVEEGDGHHDGKTPEEAEELAAEVQVLDVKSEDAQEQMDVEKEGLIEEMKMEEEESGAQELMEEEKDVAACKTTGKLTEEKQDDDVLKSPSQAKQKARERIKEEYFLEDSDLEGLSDITVSSVHTSDLSSFEEESEDEEQPSDSSEEGELPPDAQGERAEKKQGSGDAGEEDRKPRRKAYVHKPFLYSRYYSDSDDEITVEERRRSAAKDKEERLLKRQQNRERMEEKRKQKAVQAEEHGFSSYTDHKKQRSGDAAGQEGPKAKEARKERKVLEKKMALNRKRKLDSRKEGDVSSRKKGDAEGTKKAEVKSAASKTPLPKLIRNLSEPASSDERHRRTSGSVSEDSCESKKLSDKNRTHSFILDLEQGSQEALKHRSAGKIDKLSRKEFHSKDRKEKERSSSDERAKLKQKQEKKSEHQGDEAQQKEVTALKVSSEEKSEKKPKIKSEKKIPATAREGKSSVSEGVADEGPKDATVKKTKAPTVEAVKAEKDKEKDKIKEKEKDKDKSKEKEKVKGEKTLAKSDFKQLFRPDSAGSSEDRSDMETGSDSSKKKDKHSKDILKRSRSHTEDRPGDKPKSKTDSKDSEKEKTIAEEGPKSNKSSSETDPKRVKPAEKGRIVGKSKSKPKEETKTVLLSKTDNKIQSSEVKSAGGAAVGKPETTKEKKKEGNVKERQKESEEDLHEKSEIKSTKKKVEKKDKAPEKRDDSQEEKKASREGKQERSDKSSKSSSVSLDAEEQPNKLLLLQVMSTDSDPVATTVTASFSDDTCDALSDITPEPPECETESRLSEMPAVPVEADALLTLMDVCASAEARIEPESSAEDVTAEMTLQDADMKMKEAALTLLSMDPDSTVSSSLLCQDIREEEEVSQTAPQPMQTAAAEQEEQHLPMDVQTAAETESTATEPSPGVSQESAGPVAKKPDFPDAFENSDKEMDMARDEMSVCLAPQEDDKTSNECQPPLNEDEAKSAETAPETQSDEEMAPPSADKEAAEAAMSEAEEIRGASVVSDAAEQASEMKEQTKPDVVDTKTSPEQTEEVVAEDSQTKMDVDDSEAERKTVEEEAAAAEKSDPQTAEGVPEKTEDVTEGGADSQSKLVKQISNVSSTDSQEDEKGSDLSEKEEKTEGRGRRKRKLSVHKAAAVKESGDEGTEKESKEQASAEESDQKEVVEVKTPRRGRSSKTDEEAEEPEKPEGTPTRGGRRSAAAAKEATADDQKNDENKDEESADKPAESQERTEGESEPKKTGRRRSQVSLPSPAAEDAEAAGGSKDTTDTRKPAAKRRRSEEVEESVEESQTEEEVKEDNSGQEQNEQQPEKDSACSPSAESQGEVKEEICSEKKPQDVEAEQPREDQETTPKRPGRRGRPSKAAAAAEDPGKKDKKAEEKESEQNDDQEEEEDEEGGEEEKGTATRATTRSASRLEAERNKPSKPSTRASRQNGKEETAAGTRGTRGQAAAAATAKGGRKREASPPAVRTRGGQKSEEPPSKRAKR